In the genome of Colletotrichum lupini chromosome 8, complete sequence, one region contains:
- a CDS encoding TRAPP complex protein TRS85, whose protein sequence is MQSPDNEASPIESLPAMPMAASTGRPPKRQSVPEGHPLAQSEVTLPYRRSNPSVAPLFASTLTPPGSRSGSPMGRGSPARSTMSGSVFGGPAARSLIENASDSPGDPRNLIMKAYVPHVAIYASPDTEELATDKGFKNGLWELLRPFGEQVQGKVTIRDSNGASKSWEDYSVRFTKFGDNIEHPGSNASQGTQSAATNGQAGSVSKSKSHYDDVEAVVDSHLSYAEESFLNTPHHGLTRQGLDVEATSPYYSLYLRRLLSGIPVSPHETFAHPVACVIAISSRSPSPIEDLRKLYNDTSTGEKRLPVWVDGDYLRYYVLVHDEERDDVTRSLALFDQMKRHLGLHCHLLRLRSTQSAETDDDSIPLPRSDWMSAAEELKDIRNSEEREDFEDPTRYIFESDATAIRTFVREMVTQSIIPTMERHVSLWNDQVASRRRGITGRFMNLSRKWGGFGSSSRNSVVGGSGSSSAYDALGFYRPDASEAIMRKLADFAFMLRDWKLAHSTYDLLRSDFSDAKAWKYHAAANEMAAASLLIMPQNLPSKSRAETIDQMLEAAFYSYYTRCSSPFGALRSLTLGIELLRLRGGSSVDDAVRWGIRLLDSKILGPVGDALMKERLAVCYVSKPGVGSGSWGHRKRKSAMWCILGGEAWDLQQKYIQSQRCLNEASRIYSELPHENGVSKFSLANEFVAGLQHQLDEKLDVDDGNGGDESPSQDVEEVLVEESETMDFRSRRTSMMGRGGAPVASLETAPLHEVVSPVKEKGDGSVQDEFG, encoded by the coding sequence ATGCAGTCCCCGGACAATGAGGCCTCGCCAATCGAGTCGCTCCCCGCCATGCCCATGGCCGCCTCGACTGGAAGACCGCCCAAGAGGCAGTCTGTTCCCGAAGGCCACCCGCTGGCACAATCCGAGGTCACGTTACCATACCGAAGATCCAACCCCTCTGTCGCGCCGCTCTTCGCTTCTACTTTGACGCCTCCCGGATCACGCTCAGGGTCTCCTATGGGACGAGGCTCCCCGGCTCGAAGCACAATGTCCGGCTCTGTCTTTGGCGGACCAGCAGCTCGCTCGCTCATCGAGAATGCTTCCGACAGCCCCGGCGATCCGCGTAACTTGATCATGAAAGCCTATGTCCCCCATGTTGCGATTTACGCCTCGCCAGATACCGAGGAGCTCGCGACCGACAAGGGTTTCAAGAACGGATTGTGGGAGCTTCTGCGCCCTTTCGGAGAACAGGTGCAGGGCAAGGTCACCATCAGAGACAGCAACGGTGCGAGTAAATCATGGGAGGACTACTCGGTTCGGTTCACCAAGTTTGGAGACAACATCGAGCACCCTGGTTCGAACGCTTCGCAAGGCACGCAATCTGCGGCGACCAACGGACAAGCCGGATCTGTCTCAAAATCGAAGAGCCACTACGACGACGTTGAAGCGGTGGTGGACAGCCATCTGTCTTACGCTGAAGAGTCATTCCTCAACACCCCGCACCACGGATTGACGAGACAGGGCCTGGACGTGGAGGCTACTTCCCCATACTACTCATTATACCTGCGGAGACTCTTATCGGGCATACCCGTGTCACCTCACGAGACCTTTGCGCATCCAGTGGCCTGCGTGATTGCCATCAGCTCGCGGAGTCCATCACCGATAGAAGATCTACGCAAACTTTACAATGACACGAGCACTGGGGAGAAGAGACTGCCAGTGTGGGTAGACGGAGACTATCTTCGATACTACGTGTTGGTTCACGATGAAGAGCGCGACGACGTCACCCGTTCACTGGCCTTATTCGACCAAATGAAGCGTCATCTCGGCCTACACTGCCATTTGCTGCGGTTGAGAAGCACGCAGAGCGCAGAGACCGATGACGATAGCATACCTCTGCCGCGGAGCGATTGGATGTCGGCAGCCGAAGAACTGAAGGACATCCGAAACAGCGAGGAACGAGAAGACTTTGAGGACCCGACAAGATACATCTTCGAGTCGGATGCCACGGCGATTCGCACCTTTGTGAGAGAGATGGTTACGCAGTCTATCATACCTACCATGGAGCGCCATGTGTCGCTGTGGAACGATCAAGTCGCATCTCGTAGAAGAGGAATTACGGGAAGGTTCATGAATCTGTCGCGGAAATGGGGAGGCTTCGGCAGTAGCTCAAGGAATTCCGTCGTGGGAGGTAGCGGGTCATCAAGCGCTTATGACGCGCTCGGATTCTACCGACCAGACGCTTCAGAAGCCATCATGCGAAAGCTAGCCGACTTCGCCTTCATGCTCCGGGACTGGAAACTAGCGCACTCAACATATGATCTCCTAAGGTCCGACTTTAGCGACGCAAAGGCCTGGAAGTACCACGCGGCAGCCAACGAGATGGCCGCCGCCAGTCTCCTTATCATGCCGCAAAATCTGCCTTCCAAATCCCGCGCCGAAACGATCGACCAGATGTTGGAAGCCGCCTTCTACTCTTACTACACACGTTGCAGCTCCCCTTTTGGGGCACTGAGATCATTGACGCTCGGAATCGAGCTTCTGCGGCTTAGGGGCGGCAGTAGCGTCGACGACGCTGTGAGATGGGGCATCCGCCTCCTCGACTCCAAGATCCTCGGCCCCGTCGGCGATGCTCTCATGAAGGAGCGACTCGCCGTCTGCTACGTCTCAAAACCGGGCGTCGGCTCAGGCTCGTGGGGCCACCGGAAAAGAAAGTCGGCCATGTGGTGTATCCTCGGCGGCGAGGCCTGGGACCTGCAACAGAAGTACATACAGTCCCAGCGGTGTCTCAATGAAGCCTCGCGGATCTACTCGGAGCTTCCGCACGAAAATGGCGTCTCCAAATTCAGCCTTGCCAACGAATTCGTGGCTGGCCTACAGCATCAGCTCGATGAGAAGCTCGACGTGGACGATGGAAATGGAGGCGACGAGTCCCCATCACAAGACGTGGAGGAAGTCCTCGTTGAAGAGAGTGAGACTATGGATTTCAGGTCAAGAAGAACTAGCATGATGGGTCGTGGAGGAGCACCTGTCGCAAGCCTTGAGACTGCGCCGTTGCATGAGGTTGTGTCACCCGTCAAAGAGAAGGGTGACGGATCGGTGCAAGACGAGTTTGGCTAA
- a CDS encoding DNA repair protein rad18 has product MADNFEDVPDSTDWLSTPLPALSAVEASLRCQVCKDFFKTPMVTSCCHTFCSLCIRRALSNDGKCPLCRASDQELKLRSNWSLEEVVDSFVKARKDTLHFARTAGQNDQREPSGSVAKRRMAEESGDQQPETKRLRSSARLSRTRSGQPAAAPVHEVDEVDEMEEVQEDNESEDADFAPEDGLVPCPICSTRMKEAQVFRHLDTCDGSKPPPRQHTAQARTSASRTPTPNTPARGAGPSRSHPAPERLPALAYSMLKDVALRKKMSDLGLSVTGGRVQLEKRHKEWVTLWNANCDSARPKRRTELLHDLDVWERTQGSKAAMFVKPGVAVKDKEFDGVAWAAKHDTSFKDLIANARKSRAQAKPKSEEEEEKETATPKSEDGGAASAETGAPKLDSERSDAAVIDLTEQPRDTSREGGVDEAPPGSMMQVDNPALKPQVPASTYYLQDGFSEPQIPSGQEAR; this is encoded by the exons ATGGCAGACAACTTCGAGGACGTCCCAGACTCAACAGATTGGCTCTCTACACCCCTCCCCGCTCTTTCAGCAGTCGAAGCCTCCTTACGATGCCAGGTCTGCAAGGACTTCTTCAAGACACCAATGGTCACATCATGCTGCCATACCTTTTGCTCCCTCTGCATCCGTCGCGCCTTGTCCAACGATGGCAAGTGCCCTCTCTGTCGGGCTTCGGACCAAGAGTTGAAGCTGAGGAGTAATTGGTCTCTCGAGGAGGTTGTCGACTCGTTTGTCAAGGCCAGGAAGGATACGCTACACTTTGCTAGGACGGCGGGCCAGAACGACCAGCGAGAACCCAGCGGCAGTGTGGCCAAGAGGAGGATGGCTGAGGAAAGCGGCGACCAGCAGCCAGAGACCAAGCGCCTTAGGAGTTCGGCGAGGCTCAGCAGGACTAGATCTGGACAGCCAGCCGCCGCGCCCGTACATGAGGTTGATGAGGTTGACGAGATGGAGGAAGTACAGGAGGACAACGAGTCAGAGGACGCAGATTTCG CTCCCGAGGATGGTCTGGTCCCATGCCCCATATGTAGCACCCGCATGAAGGAAGCCCAAGTCTTCCGCCACCTCGACACCTGCGACGGCTCAAAACCACCCCCACGACAACATACAGCCCAAGCCCGCACAAGCGCAAGCCGTACCCCGACACCAAACACACCCGCCCGCGGCGCCGGCCCCAGCAGATCGCATCCGGCCCCCGAACGCCTCCCCGCCCTCGCCTACTCCATGCTCAAAGACGTCGCCCTGCGCAAAAAGATGTCGGATCTCGGCCTCTCCGTCACAGGCGGGCGCGTCCAACTAGAAAAGAGACATAAAGAATGGGTGACGCTGTGGAACGCAAACTGCGACTCGGCGCGACCGAAGCGGAGGACGGAGCTGCTGCATGACCTCGACGTGTGGGAGCGCACGCAGGGTTCCAAGGCAGCCATGTTCGTGAAGCCGGGCGTCGCGGTCAAGGACAAAGAATTTGACGGCGTGGCCTGGGCGGCAAAGCATGACACTTCGTTCAAGGATCTAATCGCAAATGCGCGCAAGTCCAGAGCGCAGGCCAAGCCGAAGagcgaggaagaagaggaaaaggagacAGCTACTCCAAAGTCAGAAGATGGCGGAGCTGCCTCAGCAGAGACTGGTGCTCCCAAGCTGGATTCAGAGAGGAGTGACGCGGCGGTGATTGATCTGACAGAGCAACCGAGAGATACCTCCAGAGAAGGCGGCGTAGACGAAGCTCCCCCGGGATCCATGATGCAGGTCGACAATCCGGCACTCAAACCGCAGGTCCCAGCATCGACGTATTACCTACAGGACGGCTTTTCAGAGCCTCAGATACCCAGCGGTCAGGAGGCGCGGTGA
- a CDS encoding Snf7 family protein gives MISPATDRRKTAEPTPIRQLPPLSRQTNCFSPTSFELDGKFLGLAEHDSSILNLFLIAFSFARSKFTFSPSSLGPFEEIPPPADPRSKRSYIRHSTEPIVKSLDRPRRHSANMGELADFLVERDQNFRKARLPALYSDFRPQRTLNPDGFQANVSAWRQALARAAWEGRIASQLSAPNLLVVNVDEQLVRSLESKQFGRPLALGTVVREAVADKDLYPLDEFTKAKESIYAGKTWAQVPWSVVSWAAGQLFAGKSASGEDRVPQGRFVVLRNVEATAKSLAERVTSADSRFDRTYTKTHFQKTFADALVQDRRLSETDVDILLVFLSRDKGIVVYDGKVVRIKGSSTDEDETTITEEDAAVSSLKELIADMKQQTALLTSRVDELAATAKEAVVKKNKVAALAALKSKKMTEASLEKRFATLNQLEDVAARIQEARDNVQLVSVMEASAGALKGLNEKVGGADRVGDVVDRLREQMGEVDEVGKIISEAGAAPVVDEFEVDEELEAMEREEREKVEAAEREEREAREEREAEETRRRLEAEMADLKTPVAEPVARQDAKSPTGETAESLERMGLEEREREREKPMPAQ, from the exons ATGATCTCACCGGCAACCGATAGGAGAAAGACTGCTGAACCCACGCCGATAAGGCAGCTTCCCCCACTGTCCCGCCAAACCAACTGCTTCTCTCCTACTTCGTTTGAGCTCGATGGGAAGTTTCTAGGCCTTGCGGAGCACGACAGTTCCATTTTGAACCTATTCCTGATTGCCTTTTCTTTTGCTCGTTCGAAGTTTACTTTCTCCCCCTCGTCACTGGGACCTTTTGAGGAGATCCCCCCTCCAGCCGACCCAAGGTCGAAACGCAGCTACATTCGACATTCGACAGAACCTATTGTGAAGTCTCTCGACAGACCCCGACGTCACTCGGCCAATATGGGAGAGCTCGCCGACTTTCTCGTCGAAAGAGACCAAAACTTTCGCAA GGCCCGTTTGCCAGCTCTCTACTCCGACTTCCGGCCCCAACGAACCCTGAACCCAGATGGCTTCCAAGCCAACGTCAGCGCCTGGCGCCAAGCCCTCGCTCGCGCAGCGTGGGAAGGCCGCATCGCCTCGCAGCTCTCGGCGCCGAACCTGTTGGTAGTCAACGTCGACGAGCAGCTCGTGCGGTCCCTCGAGAGTAAACAGTTTGGCCGTCCGCTCGCGCTCGGCACCGTCGTCAGGGAGGCCGTCGCCGACAAGGACCTGTACCCGCTCGACGAGTTCACAAAGGCCAAGGAGAGCATCTATGCGGGTAAGACGTGGGCGCAGGTGCCGTGGAGCGTGGTCTCGTGGGCGGCGGGACAGTTGTTTGCAGGCAAGTCTGCCTCGGGCGAGGATAGGGTTCCGCAGGGGCGGTTTGTGGTGTTGAGGAATGTCGAGGCGACGGCGAAGAGCCTTGCGGAGAGGGTTACCTCTGCGGATTCGAGGTTCGACAGGACGTATACGAAGACGCATTTCCAAAAGACATTTGCGGATGCGCTGGTGCAGGATCGGAGGTTATCCGAGACGGACGTGGATATCTTGCTGGTCTTCCTCTCGCGGGACAAGGGGATCGTGGTCTACGACGGAAAGGTTGTCAGGATAAAGGGATCGAGCACGGACGAGGACGAGACGACGATAACGGAGGAGGACGCGGCCGTCTCGTCGCTCAAGGAACTCATCGCCGACATGAAGCAGCAGACGGCCCTCCTCACATCCCGCGTGGACGAGCTCGCGGCAACAGCCAAGGAAGCCGTCGTCAAAAAGAACAAGGTTGCCGCGCTGGCGGCGCTCAAGTCGAAAAAAATGACCGAAGCGTCGCTCGAGAAGCGCTTCGCGACGCTGAACCAGCTCGAGGACGTGGCGGCGAGGATACAAGAGGCGCGGGACAACGTCCAGCTCGTCAGCGTCATGGAGGCCAGCGCGGGCGCGCTCAAGGGGCTCAACGAGAAGGTCGGCGGCGCGGACCGGGTCGGGGACGTGGTGGACCGGTTGCGGGAGCAGATGGGCGAGGTGGACGAGGTGGGCAAGATTATCTCCGAGGCTGGTGCTGCGCCTGTGGTTGATGAGTTCGAGGTGGATGAGGAGCTTGAGGCTATGGAGCGCGAGGAGAGGGAGAAGGTTGAGGCGGCGGAGCGGGAGGAGAGGGAGGCGAGGGAGGAGAGGGAGGCTGAggagacgaggaggaggctcGAGGCCGAGATGGCGGATTTGAAGACGCCTGTTGCGGAGCCTGTTGCGAGGCAGGACGCCAAGTCGCCGACGGGGGAGACGGCGGAGAGTTTGGAGAGGATGGGGCTCgaggagagggagagagagcGGGAGAAGCCGATGCCTGCGCAGTGA